In the Phaseolus vulgaris cultivar G19833 chromosome 7, P. vulgaris v2.0, whole genome shotgun sequence genome, one interval contains:
- the LOC137830658 gene encoding probable protein kinase At2g41970, whose product MSCCGGAEEDFGFPPANQYNTSLEKGNAYGGGGGDRGEPRGNIVKSGAPKKELPIEIPAISLDKLNQLTDNFGTNALIGEGSYGRVYYAKMSDDMDVAIKKLDTSSSPEPDSDFAAQLSIVSRLKNDHFVELLGYCLEENNRILVYQRASLGSLHDILHGRKGVQGAEPGPVLNWSQRVKIAFGAAKGLEFLHEKCQPAIVHRDVRSSNVLLFNDYESKIADFNLSNQSSDTAARLHSTRVLGTFGYHAPEYAMTGQITQKSDVYSFGVVLLELLTGRKPVDHTMPKGQQSLVTWATPRLSEDKVKQCVDPKLNNEYPPKAIAKLAAVAALCVQYEADFRPNMTIVVKALQPLLNSKPAGSEQNPNANTIATPN is encoded by the exons ATGTCGTGTTGCGGAGGTGCTGAAGAGGATTTTGGCTTTCCACCTGCAAACCAATACAATACATCACTTGAAAAAGGCAATGCATATGGTGGTGGAG GAGGAGATAGAGGAGAGCCAAGGGGAAACATTGTGAAAAGTGGTGCTCCAAAGAAAGAATTGCCAATTGAGATACCTGCTATTTCATTGGATAAGTTAAATCAGTTAACAGACAACTTTGGTACAAATGCTTTGATAGGAGAAGGTTCTTATGGAAGGGTTTATTATGCAAAGATGAGTGATGACATGGATGTTGCAATCAAGAAGTTGGATACTAGTTCTTCTCCAGAACCTGACTCTGATTTTGCAGCACAA TTATCAATTGTTTCAAGATTGAAAAATGACCACTTTGTGGAGTTGTTGGGATATTGTTTAGAGGAAAACAACAGAATTTTGGTTTATCAACGTGCGAGTTTGGGTTCTTTGCACGACATATTACATG GAAGAAAAGGGGTGCAAGGTGCTGAACCTGGTCCAGTTTTAAATTGGAGCCAAAGAGTAAAAATTGCATTTGGTGCAGCAAAAGGACTCGAGTTTCTTCATGAAAAGTGTCAACCTGCTATAGTTCATCGCGATGTTAGATCTAGCAATGTCTTACTCTTTAATGATTATGAATCAAAGATTGCAGATTTCAACTTGTCAAACCAATCTTCTGACACTGCAGCTCGACTACACTCAACAAGAGTCTTAGGAACATTTGGTTATCATGCTCCAGA GTATGCAATGACAGGACAAATAACCCAAAAAAGTGATGTATATAGTTTTGGGGTTGTTCTTTTGGAGCTTTTAACAGGAAGAAAGCCTGTCGACCATACAATGCCTAAAGGGCAACAAAGTCTTGTAACTTGG GCAACTCCAAGATTGAGTGAGGACAAAGTGAAACAATGTGTGGATCCTAAACTAAATAATGAATACCCACCCAAGGCAATTGCTAAG TTAGCAGCAGTTGCAGCACTTTGTGTGCAATATGAAGCTGATTTCAGGCCAAACATGACAATTGTTGTCAAAGCTCTCCAACCACTTCTCAATTCTAAACCAGCTGGTTCTGAACAAAACCCTAATGCTAACACTATAGCCACACCTAATTAA